Proteins encoded by one window of Clostridium cagae:
- the fusA gene encoding elongation factor G, with the protein MRSYNIKNLRNIGLMGHSGTGKTSLVEAILYYSNIIDRLGNIEDGTTILDYDEEEKKRKLTISLSVAPIEVNDVKINIVDTPGYYDFEGEYIEGMRAVDVGMIVVSGVSGIKVGTEKAWKYCNKINLPRTFFINKLDRENSSFDKVLQSLKDKFGMSVVPIQYPIGSEGNFEGVVNIISNEAKVYNLKTKKTEIIDIPENLKDKIQKCKEMIMESVAETDEALLEKYFSEGTLSDEEIYKGLINGCSTGEIAPVMCGSSLKVIGVDTLLDNIIACFPSPEYAIPQKALNIETNEEEFISLDEDKPFSALVFKTIADPFVGKISFFRVMTGTATEDSNVLNSNKNKLEKFSHMYFIRGKNQMPTKKVIAGDIGAISKLQYTDTGDTLCDSNFKILYDKMNFPVPVISMSVIPKAKGDEEKISQALTKLKDEDLVFDITRDNESSEIIISGLGETHIDIIASKIKNKFGVDVILKAPRIPYKETIKSSSDVRGKHKKQSGGHGQYGDVVIKFEPRNDGETDLEFVDKIVGGSVPRNFIPAVEKGLRECIEHGVLAKCPVIGLKATLHDGSYHPVDSSEMAFKVAASMAYKKGLEEAKPILLEPIMKLQVTVPDEYTGDVMGDINKKRGRIIGMEPKDSDQEITAEIPLSEISRYVTELRSITHGSGNFKKEFLRYEEVPEMESNKIIENLNSEEK; encoded by the coding sequence ATGAGAAGTTATAATATTAAAAACTTAAGAAATATAGGGTTAATGGGTCATAGCGGTACAGGAAAGACTTCATTGGTTGAAGCTATTTTATACTATTCTAACATAATAGATAGATTAGGAAATATAGAAGATGGAACAACTATTTTAGATTATGATGAAGAAGAGAAAAAAAGAAAACTTACAATTTCACTTTCAGTAGCACCAATTGAAGTTAATGATGTAAAAATAAACATTGTTGATACTCCAGGATATTACGATTTTGAGGGTGAATATATTGAAGGTATGAGAGCTGTAGATGTTGGAATGATAGTTGTAAGTGGAGTATCTGGAATAAAGGTGGGAACAGAGAAAGCTTGGAAATATTGTAATAAAATAAACTTGCCAAGAACATTTTTTATAAATAAATTAGATAGAGAAAATTCTAGTTTTGATAAGGTATTACAATCACTTAAGGATAAATTTGGTATGAGCGTGGTTCCAATTCAATATCCAATTGGTTCTGAAGGCAATTTTGAAGGTGTAGTTAACATTATTTCAAATGAAGCGAAGGTATATAATCTTAAAACTAAGAAAACTGAAATAATAGATATACCAGAAAATTTAAAAGATAAAATACAAAAATGTAAAGAGATGATTATGGAATCAGTAGCAGAAACTGATGAAGCTTTACTTGAGAAGTATTTTAGTGAAGGTACTTTAAGTGACGAAGAGATATATAAAGGTCTTATTAATGGGTGTTCTACTGGTGAAATTGCCCCAGTAATGTGTGGTAGTTCGTTAAAAGTTATAGGTGTTGATACTTTACTTGATAATATAATTGCTTGCTTTCCATCACCAGAATATGCAATTCCACAAAAGGCTTTAAATATCGAAACCAATGAAGAAGAGTTTATAAGTCTTGATGAAGACAAACCTTTTTCAGCTTTAGTATTTAAAACAATTGCAGATCCATTCGTAGGAAAAATATCATTCTTTAGAGTTATGACAGGAACGGCAACAGAAGATAGTAATGTATTAAATTCTAATAAAAATAAATTGGAGAAATTTTCTCATATGTATTTTATTAGAGGAAAAAATCAAATGCCAACTAAGAAAGTTATAGCTGGAGATATAGGTGCTATATCTAAATTACAATATACAGATACAGGAGATACTCTATGTGATAGTAATTTTAAAATATTATATGATAAAATGAATTTTCCTGTTCCAGTTATTTCAATGTCTGTGATTCCTAAGGCTAAAGGTGATGAAGAAAAGATATCTCAAGCTTTAACTAAATTAAAAGATGAGGATTTAGTTTTTGATATAACTAGAGATAATGAAAGTTCAGAAATAATCATATCAGGTCTTGGTGAAACACATATAGATATAATTGCAAGTAAGATTAAAAATAAATTTGGTGTTGATGTTATATTAAAAGCACCTAGAATTCCTTATAAGGAAACTATAAAATCGTCATCAGATGTAAGAGGTAAGCATAAAAAACAATCTGGCGGACATGGACAATATGGTGATGTAGTAATAAAATTTGAACCTAGAAATGATGGGGAGACAGATTTAGAATTTGTAGATAAAATAGTTGGAGGGTCTGTACCTAGAAACTTTATACCAGCAGTAGAAAAGGGATTAAGAGAATGTATAGAGCATGGAGTTCTTGCAAAATGTCCAGTAATAGGTCTTAAAGCTACATTACATGATGGATCATATCATCCTGTAGATTCATCAGAAATGGCATTTAAAGTTGCAGCATCAATGGCTTATAAAAAAGGTTTAGAAGAAGCTAAGCCAATATTGTTAGAACCTATAATGAAGTTACAAGTAACTGTTCCAGATGAATATACAGGTGATGTTATGGGTGACATTAACAAGAAAAGGGGGAGGATTATTGGTATGGAACCAAAAGATTCAGATCAAGAAATAACTGCAGAAATTCCCCTTTCTGAAATAAGTAGGTATGTAACAGAATTAAGATCTATTACACATGGTAGTGGAAATTTTAAAAAGGAATTCTTAAGATATGAAGAGGTTCCTGAAATGGAGTCAAATAAAATAATAGAGAATTTAAACTCTGAAGAGAAGTAA
- the wsfD gene encoding glycan biosynthesis hexose transferase WsfD gives MMSKLNFKSNYNRFLFLTFVIASISLITFILFKYPHVGVADQGDFDRVMNASGISLLDSDKNNPNFVRFYDYIVTNYTISNFFKTIIGSVVGSSIGLLILILSIPCKLFNNSIFKTEYLAIAYSIIYILSITMILKYLNIKNSLKLTFIGILSLFVLFDGNYIIWFNSFYGEPMMLCSLLLLIFSILYYINYKYVKKNNHKIMSKIVYILLATFLFLGSKMQVVTAVPFLMILLLKIILDNKQYLSKKNFVSLIIFLCLVMSYPLVFNAFNGNISNDTQYNSVFYGILNGSKTPNQDLIDLGLNPDMASEAGKHSYLSDEEYVKYIPRTEITNNEFYSKIGNSKLAKFYITHPLRLVQGMQYTASKTFYTSTGLGKTSADYSTEPTIEFNRFTTWSNFRENYLPKNLLFIISTFLLIFIYTIYLCVRNKNNGELKNKIFLIWTIMFIAAIQFPMPFVGNGRADTAKQLFLFNFIFDLLLIIIASYVFSKITDIFSKKR, from the coding sequence ATGATGAGTAAACTTAATTTTAAAAGCAATTATAATAGATTTCTTTTTTTAACTTTTGTAATAGCTTCAATCAGCTTAATAACTTTTATATTATTTAAATATCCTCATGTTGGCGTAGCTGATCAAGGTGACTTTGATAGAGTTATGAATGCTTCAGGAATATCTTTACTTGATTCTGATAAAAACAATCCTAATTTCGTTAGATTTTATGATTACATAGTGACTAATTATACAATATCCAATTTTTTTAAAACTATTATTGGTTCCGTTGTTGGATCTAGTATTGGACTTTTAATTTTAATTTTAAGTATCCCGTGTAAACTATTTAACAACAGTATTTTCAAAACTGAATATTTAGCAATAGCTTATAGTATTATATATATTCTTTCTATCACTATGATATTAAAATATTTAAACATAAAAAATAGCTTAAAACTAACTTTTATAGGTATTTTAAGTTTATTCGTTCTCTTTGATGGAAATTATATAATTTGGTTTAATAGTTTTTATGGTGAGCCTATGATGCTATGCTCATTATTATTACTTATTTTCTCTATTTTATATTACATAAATTACAAGTATGTAAAAAAGAATAATCATAAGATAATGTCAAAAATAGTGTATATATTATTAGCCACATTTTTATTTCTAGGTTCAAAGATGCAAGTAGTAACTGCTGTACCATTTTTGATGATATTATTATTAAAAATAATTTTAGACAATAAACAATATCTTTCTAAGAAAAATTTTGTGTCACTAATAATTTTCTTATGCTTAGTTATGTCTTACCCTCTTGTTTTCAATGCTTTTAATGGAAATATAAGCAATGATACACAATATAATTCTGTATTTTATGGGATACTTAATGGTTCTAAAACTCCTAATCAAGATTTAATTGATTTAGGACTTAATCCAGATATGGCTTCAGAAGCTGGAAAACATTCTTATTTAAGTGATGAAGAATATGTTAAATATATTCCAAGAACAGAAATAACTAATAATGAATTTTATAGTAAAATTGGCAACTCTAAGTTAGCTAAATTTTATATAACTCATCCTTTAAGACTTGTACAGGGAATGCAATATACTGCAAGCAAAACTTTTTACACAAGTACAGGTTTAGGAAAAACATCAGCAGATTACAGTACTGAACCAACAATTGAGTTTAATCGATTTACTACTTGGTCAAACTTTAGAGAAAATTATTTACCTAAGAATTTATTATTTATAATTTCAACATTTTTATTAATCTTTATATATACTATTTATCTTTGTGTAAGAAATAAAAATAATGGAGAGCTAAAAAATAAAATATTTTTAATATGGACTATTATGTTTATAGCTGCTATTCAGTTTCCTATGCCTTTTGTAGGAAATGGTAGAGCTGATACTGCTAAACAATTATTCCTTTTTAATTTTATTTTTGATCTTTTATTAATAATAATTGCTTCTTATGTATTTTCAAAAATAACTGACATATTTTCAAAGAAAAGATAA
- a CDS encoding LTA synthase family protein, producing the protein MKKLTNRKLFSDKVSILKFFTVITMLIKSIIFIAILNIDTTDKILKKNISFKFTIIYLAFILFVYSFGYLFSKNRQTTFYIILNSLYTLLLIADLSYFRANRDLLGLKNILFENTFNPLQNSLMNLRPVDLIFIIDIILLLTWVIKGKIQNNNKRSLKKFFSTIIISVFMIIGSCICVDALQLGEFGDSIIFNQWTTLMEVKAPGPIGYHIVEGTRSINKYFNDKPSNEDKKEIEDWLTFNREKIEDNEYKGLLKGKNVIFLQIESLENFVINQKTNGKEITPFLNKLASEGLYFNNFYEQNNAGNSIDCDFMINTSIYPLGNKITALNYGENVYPNSLPRILQKDGYFTISSHAELPNEFNWTELHKNSFGANELWTINDYVYEESVGYGLSDKSFLSQTADKLKDIKQPFFIQLPTLSNHGPFDLDEKYRQLNLPDEVNDSYLGGYFESVLYTDNQLEMFYNKLNESGLLDDTVLVIYGDHTGVHKYYNEDIQDIDYENNWWDEVDHKIPLIIYSKNMEHKIVNKTGGQIDILPTICYLLGIDDDSYRNSTMGRILVNTNRNAITIKGNHIVGNVKPSDEEHVSKAYEIGEKIIKTNYFNHK; encoded by the coding sequence ATGAAAAAATTAACAAATAGAAAATTATTTTCTGATAAAGTTTCAATATTAAAATTTTTCACTGTAATTACTATGCTTATTAAGTCTATTATTTTTATAGCTATCCTTAACATAGATACTACTGATAAAATACTAAAGAAAAATATAAGCTTTAAATTTACAATTATTTATTTAGCATTTATTCTTTTTGTCTATTCATTTGGCTACTTATTTTCAAAAAATAGACAAACTACCTTTTATATTATTTTAAATTCACTATATACTTTATTGTTAATAGCAGATTTATCTTACTTTAGAGCTAACAGAGACTTGTTAGGTTTAAAAAATATTTTATTTGAAAACACATTTAACCCTTTACAAAATTCTCTTATGAATTTAAGGCCTGTAGATTTGATATTCATTATAGATATCATATTATTATTAACTTGGGTTATTAAAGGTAAGATTCAAAATAATAACAAAAGGAGTTTAAAAAAGTTTTTTTCTACAATAATAATTTCAGTATTTATGATTATAGGATCATGTATATGTGTTGATGCACTTCAATTAGGTGAATTTGGTGATAGTATAATTTTCAATCAATGGACAACTTTAATGGAAGTAAAAGCTCCTGGCCCTATAGGATATCATATAGTAGAAGGTACAAGATCAATTAATAAGTATTTTAACGATAAACCTTCTAATGAAGATAAAAAAGAAATTGAAGATTGGTTAACCTTTAATAGGGAAAAAATTGAAGACAATGAATATAAAGGATTACTTAAAGGAAAGAACGTTATATTTCTTCAAATAGAATCTTTAGAGAACTTTGTTATAAATCAAAAAACAAATGGTAAAGAAATAACTCCATTTTTAAATAAACTAGCTAGTGAAGGATTATATTTTAATAATTTCTACGAACAAAATAATGCAGGTAATAGTATTGATTGTGATTTTATGATCAATACCTCTATATATCCATTAGGAAATAAAATAACAGCTTTAAACTATGGAGAAAATGTTTATCCTAATTCGCTTCCAAGGATTTTACAAAAAGATGGATATTTTACTATATCATCTCATGCTGAACTGCCAAATGAATTCAATTGGACTGAATTACATAAAAATAGTTTTGGTGCTAATGAACTTTGGACTATTAATGATTATGTTTATGAAGAAAGTGTTGGATATGGATTATCAGATAAAAGTTTCTTAAGTCAAACTGCAGATAAGCTTAAAGATATAAAACAACCATTTTTTATTCAACTACCTACATTATCTAATCATGGTCCATTTGATTTAGATGAAAAATACAGACAATTGAATTTACCTGATGAAGTTAATGATAGCTATTTAGGTGGATATTTCGAAAGCGTATTATATACAGATAATCAATTAGAAATGTTTTATAATAAATTAAATGAGTCAGGATTATTAGATGATACTGTATTAGTTATTTACGGAGACCATACAGGGGTTCATAAGTATTATAATGAAGATATTCAAGACATTGACTATGAAAATAATTGGTGGGATGAAGTGGATCATAAGATTCCATTAATAATCTATTCTAAAAATATGGAACATAAAATTGTAAATAAGACAGGTGGGCAAATAGATATACTTCCGACTATATGTTATTTATTAGGCATAGATGATGATTCATATAGAAATTCAACAATGGGAAGAATTTTAGTTAATACTAATAGAAATGCAATAACTATAAAAGGAAATCACATTGTGGGAAATGTTAAACCATCAGATGAAGAACATGTTTCAAAAGCATATGAGATAGGTGAAAAAATCATAAAAACTAATTATTTTAATCATAAATAA
- a CDS encoding AbgT family transporter, translating into MENKKRKSGILTWVEKIGNALPHPTTLFIIFCAALMIISHIAYLAGVSVSYEGVDIATKELKEFNVGVVSLLTPEGIRYMFTSAIKNFTSFAPLGTVLIALLGVGVAEGSGLISTLLRKLVTSTPKRFITMVVVFAGVVSNIASDAGYVVLIPLGAVIFRSFGRHPLAGIAAAFAGVSGGFSANLLPGPTDALLGGITTEAARISQAGYDVQITSNWYFLIVSTFLITILGTIVTEKIVEPRLGKYKDDEEKEEVIKISKEEKRGLLFAGIAFILTLIFLAILVVPSNGILRNPETAEILKSPFMDSIVVIIAIVFLIPGIAYGVGAGTIKNDKQVIDLMGKSMAAMGGYIVLVFFASQFVAYFAHSNLGTIIAVKGADFLQSTGIQGIPLLLGFIVVAAFINLFMGSASAKWAIMAPIFVPMLMGLNYSPELTQMAYRIGDSTTNIISPLMNYFALVVAFSEKYDKESGVGTLISTMVPYSLVFLLGWSALLIVWFVFKLPLGPGVGMMM; encoded by the coding sequence ATGGAAAACAAAAAACGTAAGTCGGGGATACTTACATGGGTAGAAAAGATAGGTAATGCACTTCCACATCCTACTACATTATTTATAATATTTTGTGCAGCCTTAATGATAATTTCTCATATTGCTTATTTAGCAGGGGTTAGTGTAAGCTATGAAGGCGTAGATATAGCTACTAAGGAATTAAAAGAATTTAATGTTGGAGTAGTAAGTCTTTTAACTCCAGAGGGAATTAGATATATGTTCACAAGTGCAATTAAGAATTTTACAAGTTTTGCACCATTAGGAACAGTTTTAATTGCATTATTAGGTGTTGGAGTTGCTGAAGGTAGTGGCTTAATTTCAACATTATTAAGAAAATTAGTAACAAGTACACCAAAAAGATTTATAACTATGGTAGTTGTATTTGCTGGTGTAGTTTCTAATATAGCTTCCGATGCAGGATATGTTGTATTAATACCATTAGGAGCAGTTATATTCAGAAGTTTTGGTAGACATCCCTTAGCTGGTATTGCAGCAGCATTCGCTGGTGTTTCAGGTGGATTTAGTGCTAATTTATTACCAGGACCAACAGATGCTTTATTAGGAGGTATTACAACAGAAGCGGCTAGGATATCTCAAGCAGGATATGATGTTCAAATAACATCAAATTGGTATTTCTTAATAGTATCAACTTTTCTTATAACTATTTTAGGTACTATAGTTACTGAAAAAATAGTTGAACCTAGACTTGGAAAATACAAAGATGATGAAGAAAAAGAAGAAGTTATAAAAATAAGTAAAGAAGAAAAAAGAGGTTTATTATTTGCTGGCATTGCATTTATATTAACTTTAATTTTCTTAGCAATATTAGTTGTTCCATCTAACGGAATACTAAGAAATCCAGAAACAGCAGAGATCTTAAAATCTCCATTTATGGATTCTATAGTAGTTATAATTGCAATAGTATTTTTAATACCAGGTATTGCTTATGGTGTTGGAGCAGGAACAATCAAGAATGATAAACAAGTTATTGATTTAATGGGAAAAAGTATGGCTGCAATGGGTGGATACATAGTATTAGTATTTTTTGCATCTCAATTCGTTGCTTACTTTGCACATAGTAATTTAGGAACAATAATAGCGGTAAAAGGAGCTGATTTCTTACAATCTACAGGAATACAAGGTATACCTTTATTATTAGGATTTATAGTAGTTGCTGCATTTATAAATTTATTTATGGGATCTGCATCAGCTAAATGGGCTATTATGGCACCTATATTTGTACCTATGTTAATGGGATTAAATTACTCACCAGAATTAACTCAAATGGCATATAGAATAGGAGATTCTACAACTAATATAATTTCTCCTCTTATGAACTATTTTGCATTAGTAGTTGCCTTCTCAGAAAAGTATGACAAAGAAAGTGGAGTAGGAACCCTTATATCAACAATGGTACCATATTCACTAGTGTTCTTATTAGGCTGGAGTGCATTATTAATAGTTTGGTTTGTATTTAAATTACCATTAGGACCTGGAGTAGGTATGATGATGTAA
- a CDS encoding VanZ family protein gives MKEFKSTFDKRKAINWILLILWMIIIFVMSNQPAVISDKQSGLVITTLTNLGIDMNGIFGELANFIVRKTAHFLEYMILGILILNVLKIQYTRKKTMLLGIVLVFLYACSDEIHQLFVKGREGAFRDVVIDTLGGTFGIFVISKLKALRLKNKI, from the coding sequence ATGAAAGAATTTAAAAGTACATTTGATAAAAGAAAAGCAATTAATTGGATTTTGTTAATATTATGGATGATTATTATATTTGTCATGTCTAATCAACCAGCAGTTATATCTGATAAACAAAGTGGCCTAGTTATAACAACATTAACTAACTTAGGTATTGATATGAATGGTATTTTCGGTGAATTGGCAAACTTTATTGTTAGAAAAACTGCACATTTTTTAGAATACATGATTCTAGGAATATTAATATTAAATGTTTTAAAAATTCAATATACTAGAAAGAAAACAATGTTATTAGGAATAGTATTAGTATTTTTATATGCTTGCTCGGATGAAATACATCAGCTATTTGTTAAGGGACGAGAGGGAGCTTTTAGAGATGTAGTGATTGATACATTAGGAGGAACATTTGGAATTTTTGTAATAAGTAAATTAAAAGCCTTGAGATTAAAAAATAAAATTTAA